CCTACTCCTTAGTGGGACCCACTAGTTGTGAGACACTAGTAACATATACCCATTGCAGGGTATATTTGTCCCCTAGGAGGAGTTATACCCTAAAGAAGacgtaataaaaataagaaacatttcttaaaaaaaatttttagctATGCTCtataagaaagaaacaaagcTTTGATTTGATCATTTCCCTTTTTCTATaataaatggggaaaaaaacaaaaaacgttGTCAACATCGgcaataatttaaattaaatagatACAAAAATGAtgatagttaattttttttctttttaaaatatatattttttttttgatgatatgataaaatctaatccacatatttaaaaatgtatAGATAAGAATTTATAAACTACTCCATAAAATTACTCTAAAAACTCTAGATCTTAACCCTCATCTgtggtaaattttattttttaaagttatgaaAATATCTTTTTGGCCGAAGGAATAGAAATGGAACCTATACTAGATACCAAGATTAGATGCCCTACGAATTGGCTCCAGCTGCAGCCCTCCTACCCGTAATTGTAAATAACTCCAGCCGCCTCAATAATTTCAAAGCATCAAACAATTCCCATGTTTGAATCAGACAAATTAGTTTTGGCACAACTTAGAGTTTGGATAGGGTTATCCTCAAATTTCCAAGGTCATAAAGCTCTAAACGTTACCTTTAAGTCATGGTAATGTTGAAATCAGACTAGATGCTTCGTCTCTACCTCACATGCACGTtgttaaattttgaatataagtTTATTGAACATGACAGTCATACTACTATGACGTTTGAAAACCCGTTTTGTAACGACTAATTCCCACTGGCCACTGCTTCCCTTACCAAATACTAACACATGTAGATTAGTCACCGACTCACAGTAGCGGTAGCGACCTGATTCCGTAACGGAAAGATAACAACCAACTGGGTCAATAATAAATCCAAAGTCCAATTTTCCGGAAGTTTAGCCTTTAAATCCGTGTATaaaccactatatataccacgCTAAGTTCATTGGATTAGCACCAAGCCATACCAAATTCAAGTTCATCATTCATCATATATACTTGTTACCACCAAATTAAGCAACAATGATGAAAACCCTGCCACTCTACGGCCTTACCTTGGCTCTCTTTTTCTTATCTGGTATGCCTCATTAATCACTATCTACTTCTGATATGAATTAGCATATTGCTTTTGTCAGtaattttcatcttttctaataacaataatattttaggGTGTaacacctttttttattttcttgaaaactcGTGGACATGCAATCTCATATCGGGCAGCTATACAATAAAGCCATGAACCACTTGGATTAAGATTCCATTATTATATTTACTAATTTTTCACATGAAacatattttagattttatgtatCCGACCCTAGTTCTTTCTCTCTTGATCTCTTCTAACATATTGTCCATAGAGGAATAGACCCCTAATGGACAGGTCACATAGAGGCAAGTATACTAGATTTCATGCAGATTCATATCATCGGTGattcttaattatttatttatttatatggaCGCATCTTATATTTCAATTGCTCAATATAATTTTGATACCTACGGTTATAAACCTGAGTCGTCAAGTCTTTTACTAATGAAACACTTACAAACAGAACCATCATGATAAGTGATTATATCTACATGTAAAAATTTCTGCTTACAAGataggttttatttttcatgtttaaaagaGTTTGGTTTACTTGCATACAGGTGCGCACTCTGCTAAAATAACTTTCACAAACAACTGTCCAAGAACCATCTGGCCAGGAACCCTAACTTCGGATCAAAAACCTCAACTACCAAACACTGGATTTGAGTTAGCATCCAAAGCATCTTTAACACTGGATGTTCAAGCTCCATGGAAAGGCCGGTTCTGGGCCCGAACCCGATGCACCACCAACTCAGGAAAGTTCACTTGCGAGACTGCTGATTGTAGCACCGGTCAGGTTGCATGCAACGGTAATGGTGCAATCCCACCAGCTTCTTTAGTAGAAATCAACATAGCAGCCAATCGTGGGATGGACTTTTACGATGTTAGCCTTGTAGATGGCTTCAACTTGCCTGTTTCTGTAGCAACCAGAGGCGGCACTGGTGATTGCAAGGCCACCAGTTGTCCAGCCAACGTGAACGCGGTTTGCCCACCGGAATTGCAAGTGAAAGGGTCTGATGGGAGCGTGCTTGCTTGTAAGAGCGCTTGTACTGCTTTCAATCAACCACAGTACTGTTGCACTGGTGCATTTAACACCCCTCAAACATGTCCACCCACAAATTATTCTCGCATCTTTAAGCAACAATGTCCTCAAGCTTATAGCTATGCTTATGATGATCCTACCAGCACCTTTACCTGCTCAAGTGCACCCGACTATGTTATCACATTTTGTCCATAAATTATAGAGAGGAATTATGAGTTCCCAAAATGGTAATAAGAAACTGATATGTTTCAAGTAGGCACATGTATGTATGTGTCAACGAAAtagttatttaaataaaacatagACCAAATAAATacttcaaaattttacatatctttttgagaaagatgtGGTTGTgcttatgagttatgaaaagGAAGTTTTTTCATGCTACTCTATCACTTGTTATTCACGTTGTACTAAAACAGAGGATTTTTATTAATGAGGGTAAGCAGACAAATTTAAATTGATAGactaagaatgtattgaccctttaGGTAAATAAATCtgttaattagccaagtgaattaataaagtcaatttaatatataatatgcgtggtagcacaaacaaattatcaattaactaaatgcagcgaaaattaaatttgacacgagtgatttgtttatgaatgaatcctaccgggtgaatttaaggtcatcactcccgagaatctactattattaaaacaaatgatTACAAATAAATGAATCCCAATATCTTacatcaacctacagttgaacctttaccccaatacataATTAGACTTGTAATGTACTGACAATCTCTCTTTTCAATACAGGgctccaagtacatgactaaccaattaatGCATGGATCACAGTACGtcactaacacaccaacttaagaaaaatgttggctgcaaaattctttatttcatccacacaatgaagaagctcattggttacaaaacccttagcgtacaaacgcagtagcttcttcaagagaaatatgaactagggcaaattgtttCCGGTCACAAGAGTagataatcactttgcatcaagttacATCAcctttgacgacccttaaaataatccttatatatgtctagggttatgagaaaacaaaccctatacaaatatacaTGGATATGCTTGAAATTAGATTTAGAAAtctaaatttgtaatttttgataGATACAGTTGTTGAGGTATCTATCGAGTTTCAAatattaaacctcgatagatacatcTATCGAGATatttgtcgagttttaatgaacaacacttcttcacttgattcttggatagatttgcatgacttcaatacttggacttgaaaccctgttccttgaagtattaaacacatcctagatctacccaattataagtaaatatgttttgtcaaaagattaatCAATTCTAAATAACATATGTTGATAAAAAATTCCACACATGTCTTAATATAAATTAAAGAGTAAATTGCAAATCACACCTCTCAAGTTTGAGGCCagttcatttttttcttctaatgtTTCAAAGTCTAGATCCACTCCCCTAATGTTAAGTGTTGTTTTAATTAGTAGTCTTAACTGTGCAAAtatgtttgttaagtgttaactTACTCAACATATTTTAACTGATTCAAACATGAATGGATTCTCAAAGAGTTGAAAAATCATTTGGTAGAATTTTTTGCCAACTTTCTCAACTCGTTaatttatgtacaacttttgaAGTTGTAAGGAAAGCcaatcaaggaagtcaataccatACCAAAGAAATCTATAATACTAGCCATTAAATAGGTACCATTACTCTTACAAAATGTACCAGAAAAAATGCCAAGTTGTACCGGCTTATTTCAGTTGTACCAACCTGTACCGGCTAGTATTGGCATTTCGgccaatacaataaaaaatataaaaaattgaaaaaacaattattaaaaaacattttatttaatctAATATATAGGTTAATGTACTTAAGCTAATATTTAGGCTTATAAGAAATATGTggattttaacttttatgttgataaaaataaaattttataaattcaactAGTATCAACTGGTACCGAAATATTTCGTTTTCCTAACTAATCTGAAATAGTCTGTGATATGAGATTGACTCCTTTGAAGCCAATACGAATAAGCTCTCCTCAACAAGCACTAAAGAAAGAGTGATTTGGCTTAGATTTGGTAAGTGACAACTTTGACCACTTCAACATGATAGTAACATGTGGAATTAATTTAGGTTGAGGCTAGGTAGGAGTAAGAATTTAGGAGTAATTACACATAATCCACCTGTGGTTTGGGCAAAAaccactttgcctacccgtggtttaaaaaGTATCACTTAACCAACCTGTGGTATGTTTTCGTCAATCTCCGTAACCCACCTCAAGCCCAGCTGTTACAAAAATACTTCTTAATCCCAAAACACAATataatgca
This genomic stretch from Castanea sativa cultivar Marrone di Chiusa Pesio chromosome 9, ASM4071231v1 harbors:
- the LOC142609780 gene encoding thaumatin-like protein 1, yielding MMKTLPLYGLTLALFFLSGAHSAKITFTNNCPRTIWPGTLTSDQKPQLPNTGFELASKASLTLDVQAPWKGRFWARTRCTTNSGKFTCETADCSTGQVACNGNGAIPPASLVEINIAANRGMDFYDVSLVDGFNLPVSVATRGGTGDCKATSCPANVNAVCPPELQVKGSDGSVLACKSACTAFNQPQYCCTGAFNTPQTCPPTNYSRIFKQQCPQAYSYAYDDPTSTFTCSSAPDYVITFCP